aaactgcaaaaggCTAGacatttctttttaaaatttcaaactttaaatgcaaataaacctaaaacttctttttttttcagaaataatgtCGGATCAGCTGGAAGCCTCTATCAAGAATATTCTCGAACAAAAAACGctaaaatggatttttgtgGGTGGAAAGGGAGGTGTCGGAAAGACGACATGCAGTTGCTCATTGGCAGCTCAACTCTCAAAAGTTCGTGAGAGAGTTCTTCTCATCTCCACCGATCCCGCCCACAACATTTCTGATGCCTTCAGtcagaaattcacaaaaactcCAACACTGGTCGaaggtttcaaaaatctctttGCAATGGAAATCGATTCAAATCCGAACGGAGAAGGCGTCGAAATGGGGAATATCGAAGAAATGCTGCAAAATGCTGCACAAAACGAAGGTGGAAGCGGTGGATTCTCGATGGGAAAagattttcttcaaagttttgcTGGAGGACTTCCTGGGATTGATGAGGCAATGAGTTTCGGGGAAATGATAAAGTGAGTGTCAAtgattctgatttttaaaaaatctattatttttttcaggttgatAGACTCTCTTGACTTCGACGTTGTGGTCTTTGACACCGCTCCAACTGGGCACactcttcgtcttcttcaatTCCCAacacttttggaaaaagtatTTACGAAAATTCTGTCACTTCAAGGAATGTTTGGACCAATGATGAATCAATTCGGTGGAATGTTTGGAATGGGAGGTGGATCAATGAATGAAATGATTGAAAAGATGACAACGACTCTAGAATCTGTGAAAAAGATGAACGCACAGTTTAAGGATCCTGttagtttttcagattcaagtgatatttaaaattactacGGAGATATATCACCCAGACGCGAAAATTGTCGTAAAATTCTGCATCTTGgtaatatgtttttttaaccTTTTCAATTATATCAAGGGTAAATTCTAGCTTGATATATATTGAATTCAGAGATTTTAAATCATCAAAGTTTCTGCAGAGCATTCAAATATGTATTTACAGAATTGCACCACATTCGTCTGCGTCTGCATTGCCGAATTCCTCTCTCTTTACGAAACCGAACGACTTATTCAGGAGTTGTCCAAACAAGGAATCGATACTCATAATATTATTGTGAATCAACTTCTCTTTCCGGATACCGATGCAAATGGAACAGTTTCATGCAGAAAATGTGCATCGAGACAGGCGATTCAGTCGAAATACTTGACAGATGTGAGTTTAAATGAGAAGtttgataaattattaaattagaAACTTTGAGCAAATTAATATTGAATAACCACAGTGCATTTTTGACTCTGTCGTGATTTGCTAGATGCggaataaatcaatttttccagatcgaTGAGCTCTACGAGGATTTCCACGTCGTCAAACTTCCACTTCTTGAGGCAGAAGTGCGTGGAGGGCCCGCAATTCTTCAGTTCAGCGAACGGATGGTGGATCCTGAAGCTAACAAAAACTAAACTAATTTGTTCTCCTACAAAATCAACTTGTTCTGTggttttttatgttaaaaGATTCTTCCTATCCCatgttttttctccaaaattcccTGTCCCCTTATTTCTCGCTTTATTGTGGGTGCCTTTTTCGAATCAAATGAATAATTTATGatattcattgttttttacTTAGGATTGAAGTATATTTGGAACATAATTATCTTTCAAACTTCAGCCTGGCAAACTATTTTTGTCAAGTAATCATTTTAATTAGCTAGATTTTAGACgtaatttctttcaaatagtACCTAGTATTAGGCAGCCGACAGGTCATGGGACCAAGCAGTACATTTTTCCGACTGCTAGACTTCATCCGACACTTACCTAGATTCagagaattcaattttcacacaaCTTGTTAAAATCTCTAGTTTACGAGCTTGTTTTTAACCAGACTTATGGATCCTGAGAATGGAGGGCCATGGAGCCTCCATGGAGGGGATGGCAGTTGGAGATACAATGATTTTGGAGTAATTTTACCTTCGTATTATTTTTCATgtgatttcattttcaattcactTAGCCCCGTTTCCTAATGTTCAAGTTGctatttccaatttattttcctTGGTCCACTTCATATtccttggaattttttctgcattcaAATTACCAAATAGCCACGTGCAATATCCCATTCTCtgcagttttgaaatttgaatttatacaATAAACATGAGTTGTCAAATATTCAGTCTTAATCTGATATTAGTTCAAATATATTCCAAATCAATTCCAAATATATtcgaaatatatttcaaatatattccaaatatatttaaaatatattccaAATATATTCCAAATCTATTCCAAATATATTCCAAATATATTTCCTATTCTACTaatctttttctcaatttctgtgCGAAATTGTGTTATTATCGTACCAGGGAACAGAGATATGACCAAATCTGTACTCactgttcagattttttataaaaatggtgaaaaaaggCTTTGGATAATTCCAAACATTCATTTGGCAGAAGCTGGAAGTTAATGAAACACACACCGCAGCTGTTAAAActtatataaatatattttctgtttccaaaattataaacttgtaaaataaaaccgtttcaaaactttcacgATCGAAAATATGATGCGTGCCAAAAGGACGTCAGAATATATTTGGAATATATTtggaatatatttgaaatatatttggaATACATTTGGAATAGATTTGGAATATATTTGGAATAGATTTGGAATATATTTGGAATATATTtggaatatatttgaaatatatttggaATATATCAGTTTccggtaatttttgtttgtccGCTAAGATACTTTGTCACCCAAAAGTTTGTTATCACGGAGAATTGATCAACTATGCTTGATTTATTGCTTTTATACCCCTTATGATCCTTtgaagctgaaggatcagatcatcaggAGGTACCCATCTGATCCTTTGAAGCTGAAGGAAcagatcaccaggaggtacccttctgatccttcggagctgaaggatcagatcaccaggaggtacccttctgATCCTTTGAAGCTGAATAATCAGATCATCAGGAGGGATCATTGTTCATACATTCAATTGTGAGTAGTCAAGGCCGAAAATCCatggaaaattgcatttaaaaacttattccagtgaaaaaaaaacaaaaatcgattgagaaatatatataaaaaactagttgaaaaagtttgtcacCGAAGATACGCCCGGTCAGAGACAAATGGCACTTTGTCGACTGGATACCATGTCACTTTGGATACTTTGTCCCCAAAAATACCTTGCCACCCTAAAAGTTTGTCCCCTCGGAATGAAGGCCATTTTGATGCATCTCAATCATCTCCAGATTCTTTGCAAGAAGATCATTACTTGGTGCTGGAGGCGGAGACAGAGCAAGAGCTCTGCGTGGAGGGCGTCGTTCTTCTTTTGGCTGAAACTTGAAGACATGACAACAATAACGTCGCGTATTGcacttttttgagaacaaaaaatccacatttcatctggaaaatattttttgaaaaacagtaaagaagaaaaagaaggaaatagAAAACCATTGGAACACgaataaaatgtgaaaaataaaatcatttccCCGTTTCATTGAAGCAAAAGTATTATGTAACAGAGTTAAAAAGTGATGGGAAAGTTTGGCGAACTAGTATTGACTAGTAGTATAATAGTGTTACAAGCATAAAGTTCAAAACAAAAGATGaaaatttaagtaaaaaaaaattctatttaaTGTACATGGAACTTTTGATGTTTATTTCTCTGCGAGCTTCTCAAAAGTCGCAGGACAGGAGTTTTCGGCTCTTCCACGTGTGGTGAAGGTGTTCGTTGAGGCGTTCCTCTAATTTGCACAACAGCTTTGGCAGGCGGTGCCAGAAAACAGAAGCGGGCATTTGTCGATTTTGCGATCGGTATCTCAGAATCCATTGTTCCTTATTTTATAGAGTTTCTATGTGCATGAACGGATTTCAACGAAAGATAGGTATGATGGCAACACGAGCACACCGTCGGTTGAGTGATGTGATGCACATTTCTCATGTGCTTCCTCACATCATCGGCTCGAGTCATCACAATTTGGCACATCAGGCATTCCTGTGGTGTCATATGATACTTCAATCGATGATGGTTTAGTGCCGCCAAGTCCTTGAGCTTAGAACTGCAGACATTATGCAACATTTCTTCCATATTCTCCACTTCGACGTCTTCTCCATCTGGTTTTGAATCGATTTCCATCACAAAGAGATTTTTGAATCCTTCGACCAGTGTTGGAAATTTAGTGAATTCCTGGCTGAAGGCATCCGAGATTTTGTGGGCGGTATCGGTGGACACGATTAGAACACTCTCACGGACTTTTGAGAGTTGCGTTGCTAATGAGCAACTGCCTGTCGTCTTTCCGACACCTTTTCAGGCTACAAAAATCCGTTTTAGCGTTTTTTGTTCGAGAATATTCTCGATAGAGGCTTCCAACTGATCTACCAtgctgaaaaaagtatttattgtatttgaaaaaataatcaaattgaTTTTGGAGCAATACCAGAGAAATGGAGAAATACGGAGAGAAgcaaatagattttttgttaatttttgcagCTAAATATAAGAATGATATCAATGTActtgaaacattcaaaaatttcataaaagattaacagaaattttttaaattttaactattttttcaaattttttaaacagttttaaatgtatttttgtcggttttcagtgaaatttttgttaaaaaataagaaaattaagaaaaaaagctaaaaatgacttttaaaaaaattgaaattcgttttttggcgcaaaaagtTAAAGGGACATGAGATTTCGTAGGGagcgggtctcgccacgattcctcctatttttatttttactttcaaaCGAAACAACGAAGCTCCGAAATAACGCATTCGTGATAAATTTAATAAAGAAATTAGCAgcaaaacagcaaaaaatgcGAATGGAATTCAAATACGAAGCAAGGCGCGCAACACActataaaaattgatcaaaattaCGCAGCAAAGACagtttaaaactacagtaatctttgaAGGCGCACATCCGTTTGTATTTAACAGACATTTGTCGTGACCAGTTACCGTACTTTTAGCGCTCACTTTTGTGTCCGGGCTAATATCTTCTCACCGCTGGCAAAcataataaaatgaaaattcacctgaaactttaaaattttatttattttctagacagtcagtaaaataaaaaatagtggAGTATAACTGACAAGGGTTTCGTTATTTGGCtcgtttttctcgaaaactgatgatgatgatgatgacaatGAGGAAGAAAATAGAATTTTGGCACATTCGAATTATCAAGGTTGaactacttttaaaaaataagaaaaatggggATGTGTCTCATGATCGggtacaattttgaaaagacaCAAAGTGATTGAAGAAGGtggggagagagagagagcagaGATGAGAGAACTgagaatattcagaaaaacaaaaactgacgGGACCGGTTGGcgtttttttggacaaaatgaGACGCTTTTAGTTATTTTCTGTTCGATACAGTTCCAGCTAGTGCTCCACTTTCGAGCATAATTGTGTGAAATTGTTTCATATGAACTTCAACGTAGTCTTGGAAGAATGCCACGTTGCGGGGGTGAATAGCGGTCCGAATTTCAGATATGGCGTCACCAAGTGATTGAAGATCAACTGCAGAGATCTTTTGAGTTCCCATTGTGCGAAcctggaaaaatataatattttttctaatatttttctgcagtaaaaaaattttttaatagtgtTTTACCGATGACCaggtaattttgaattctaggaaacaattttagttttttttttgtaaaatagtAATTTGTAATTAATTCTAATGGGACGATGCAAGTGAACACGTGTATTCAGCTCGACCAAcgcctcgaaaattttcaaaaaaggcgggaaaaaatatttgaattcgccaagaggaatttcaccgcagcgcgtgacggtgtttgcacaaattaCACCGAATGGTCGAGCTGAAAACACGTGGTGAATTTCTCGTAATTTCtcgacacattttttgcaatgcaAGTGCGCGGAGAAATGACGAGAAATGTcgtgaaatttgcaatttctcCGCATTTCTCGACATATGATGAACGGTGAGATACGCAGAAACATGTGTCCCCGCAGGAAACTCCGCCTACTCACCGCACTTTTAACAGGGTGAAATGTCTTACCACCCTGCGAGGACACATCTCATATGTCGAGAAACGCGTAGAAATTGCGAATTTCACGACATTTCTCGTCATTTCTCCGCACACTtgcattgcaaaaaatgtgtcgaGAAATGACGAGAAATTCACTTGCATCGTCCCATAATGAAATTAGGAAAGAGGATTTGGTAAAAACCGAAGTTTATTTTCtaatgaatttttacattttcaattttttttttcattaataaattattattctgCAGTCTATAGTGCCACAAACCTGTAAAAGGACAGCTGTCAATGATTGAATAAGTGTCAACGCATGCACATTCTCTACATTTAATCCTTGATTACAGTGCTCTACAAATCTTCCAGCTTGTTGAGAGCACATTTGTCTAACTGCTTCAGGTTTCATATTTGACGTTGAAATCTGCAAACAAATAGATCTTTCGAAGAAtcaggaaatgaaaaattacatcATTCGAAGAGAAATACATATGGTGATCTTGAATTCCATTCATATTGATATCTATATTCTGATTCACATGTTCCAGATCGATGATAGTTTTGGCGTAtttctcctgaaaaaaaattgttttttagatTCTATCTAGTTGACTTTTTcatatatcaaaaaaaatttctaattaaaaatgtaCCTGAAAAGCTTTCGAATATTTGTCTGACGTCATATTTTGTATCTCGGCATCCGCATTCAATTCGTTCAATTGTCGTATCAATCCCTTTTTGATATCAATTAATTTCGTCAGTTTCACAAGATTCACAAGGAATTTCAGCGGGAAATTTCCAAccatttctgcattttttccatttaatcGTTCGTCGTTCGGTCCCATTAATGGTCCACCACTTCtctcgatttttcgagaaaccAGGACGTCACGAACAAGATGTGGATGTGATGAGTCACGAACTGCTGCTACAAATGGACGAACGCCTGATGGAAGCTTAGAGTTGGCTTGTTCAATGAAGTAGGCGATACTCAACAAATCAAGTTTTCCGTCGAGAAGTATTTCCGTGTCACTAACCAGTGTTGGTGGGATATCTGGCTGAAAGAATAAAACATTGGAATTTatagaatttcaaatattcaaatttccctaaaacaaaataatttatgatccaaaactaccgaatatAGTAATAGGACGTCTTAATTTCCAAAGACTtcctattttcagctaaatcattaaattttgtcaatttctcCTAACActttttattgcatattttggtagtaATTCGAtgatttgagcacattttaaGTCGATAAGAATCctactttgatatttttggtgTCTATCGACTTAAAGTGATCCTAAATCATAGAATTAAAGCGAAATAAACCactaaaatatgcaataacTGTTGAAAATGCAATAAGAATTGCATTCCAGCATGTACAAAATGGACAAGTTGGCGAAGTTCAcgaatttagctgaaaataggtTTGTGGCGAAATTTTAAGACATCTCGTTACAAAATTCGGGCGTTTTGGGTGATATTGAGTCTCCTTTTACAAACcttgtcaaaaataattctgaatCCTTTCGGAATGACAGCATCAATAATTCCAGAATAAATTCCATCGTAGGGATTTCGAATTCTCGCAAATACACGATTTCCAACCACCATTGGACGTGGAAGCTTGGCTGGAAGATCTTTTAGATCAATCGATGGATCCTGAAAgaacatttattgaaaatgataCACCTCTTCAGCCTTACGTTAAGATAACTTCCTTCATAGACACTTCGAATCTTCATTCTTTTCTCTTCCAGGTACAttctttcttcttcaaaaaacacttTCGAGCATCTACGTGGCTTTCCGAGAAGTTTTCGAATCGACCGCCACTCAATACGCgttaaattccaatttttcagatttgggAAAGATTCGCGGATAATTGTGGCAAACTCGTTttcttctttgaaaatttgttcgtCGATTGCAGAATAGAAGAACTCGCACATGACCCATTGACGAGCTTTCTTATATCGGAGCAAATTGTAGAGTTTCTTTATATTAGCTCTCATAAATGTGCTCACATCTTCacttgtttgatttttatacGTTTTGAATTGTTTCATCATGGCACTTCGTTCTTGATCTGTACTGAACATGTTGAAGAATGACTGTGTATCTCGATGTTCTACAGCTTCATTTGTCATATTCGCAGGATTATCTAAATCATCAAGACCTGCTACAAGGTTTTGATGCATCTCAATCATCTCCAGATCCTTTGCGAGAAGATCATTACTTGGTGCTGGAGGCGGAGACAGAGCAAGAGCTCTGCGTGGAGGGCGTCGTTCTTCTTTTGGCTGGAACTTGGAGACATGACAACAAtacaattgttttaaaacttacaataTATTCCAAAGCACAACTGGAAGATTCATAATCAAGAGCTGCCTTTGCGAGCATTGTTAGACTTGAGTTTCGGGTCAATGAGTTCACTGAAGGAGAATCTCTACCTCCATTCAGGCGTTTCGCGGGAGATCTGTAAAATCATAAGATTAGTCGGCCACTTTTTCGGAACAGCTTGTTACTTTTTGGGAGATCCGGTACGTTTGATACTGCGAGACGGTGATAGGTATAGTTCTTCATTACGATATCTCGATGGAACTTTAGATGTTTCACGGAGACTGTATGGTGAGCTGGTGCGATCCTG
The nucleotide sequence above comes from Caenorhabditis elegans chromosome III. Encoded proteins:
- the lin-9 gene encoding Protein lin-9 (Confirmed by transcript evidence), with translation MSSAVRSPRKKAASDTSDPDRTSSPYSLRETSKVPSRYRNEELYLSPSRSIKRTGSPKKSPAKRLNGGRDSPSVNSLTRNSSLTMLAKAALDYESSSCALEYIPKEERRPPRRALALSPPPAPSNDLLAKDLEMIEMHQNLVAGLDDLDNPANMTNEAVEHRDTQSFFNMFSTDQERSAMMKQFKTYKNQTSEDVSTFMRANIKKLYNLLRYKKARQWVMCEFFYSAIDEQIFKEENEFATIIRESFPNLKNWNLTRIEWRSIRKLLGKPRRCSKVFFEEERMYLEEKRMKIRSVYEGSYLNDPSIDLKDLPAKLPRPMVVGNRVFARIRNPYDGIYSGIIDAVIPKGFRIIFDKPDIPPTLVSDTEILLDGKLDLLSIAYFIEQANSKLPSGVRPFVAAVRDSSHPHLVRDVLVSRKIERSGGPLMGPNDERLNGKNAEMVGNFPLKFLVNLVKLTKLIDIKKGLIRQLNELNADAEIQNMTSDKYSKAFQEKYAKTIIDLEHVNQNIDINMNGIQDHHMYFSSNDISTSNMKPEAVRQMCSQQAGRFVEHCNQGLNVENVHALTLIQSLTAVLLQVRTMGTQKISAVDLQSLGDAISEIRTAIHPRNVAFFQDYVEVHMKQFHTIMLESGALAGTVSNRK
- the asna-1 gene encoding ATPase asna-1 (Partially confirmed by transcript evidence) translates to MSDQLEASIKNILEQKTLKWIFVGGKGGVGKTTCSCSLAAQLSKVRERVLLISTDPAHNISDAFSQKFTKTPTLVEGFKNLFAMEIDSNPNGEGVEMGNIEEMLQNAAQNEGGSGGFSMGKDFLQSFAGGLPGIDEAMSFGEMIKLIDSLDFDVVVFDTAPTGHTLRLLQFPTLLEKVFTKILSLQGMFGPMMNQFGGMFGMGGGSMNEMIEKMTTTLESVKKMNAQFKDPNCTTFVCVCIAEFLSLYETERLIQELSKQGIDTHNIIVNQLLFPDTDANGTVSCRKCASRQAIQSKYLTDIDELYEDFHVVKLPLLEAEVRGGPAILQFSERMVDPEANKN
- the lin-9 gene encoding Protein lin-9 (Confirmed by transcript evidence); this translates as MSSAVRSPRKKAASDTSDPDRTSSPYSLRETSKVPSRYRNEELYLSPSRSIKRTGSPKKSPAKRLNGGRDSPSVNSLTRNSSLTMLAKAALDYESSSCALEYIFQPKEERRPPRRALALSPPPAPSNDLLAKDLEMIEMHQNLVAGLDDLDNPANMTNEAVEHRDTQSFFNMFSTDQERSAMMKQFKTYKNQTSEDVSTFMRANIKKLYNLLRYKKARQWVMCEFFYSAIDEQIFKEENEFATIIRESFPNLKNWNLTRIEWRSIRKLLGKPRRCSKVFFEEERMYLEEKRMKIRSVYEGSYLNDPSIDLKDLPAKLPRPMVVGNRVFARIRNPYDGIYSGIIDAVIPKGFRIIFDKPDIPPTLVSDTEILLDGKLDLLSIAYFIEQANSKLPSGVRPFVAAVRDSSHPHLVRDVLVSRKIERSGGPLMGPNDERLNGKNAEMVGNFPLKFLVNLVKLTKLIDIKKGLIRQLNELNADAEIQNMTSDKYSKAFQEKYAKTIIDLEHVNQNIDINMNGIQDHHMYFSSNDISTSNMKPEAVRQMCSQQAGRFVEHCNQGLNVENVHALTLIQSLTAVLLQVRTMGTQKISAVDLQSLGDAISEIRTAIHPRNVAFFQDYVEVHMKQFHTIMLESGALAGTVSNRK